One genomic window of Conger conger chromosome 9, fConCon1.1, whole genome shotgun sequence includes the following:
- the LOC133137991 gene encoding regulating synaptic membrane exocytosis protein 4-like isoform X2, protein MGRQGHDVAAATTPGMRMQRSPSRISLSASFEALAVYFPCMNSFEEDDEAGGKKLRSTVQRSTETGLAVEMRSRMTRQASRESTDGSMNSYSSEGNLIFPSVRLSSDSQFSDFLDGLGPAQLVGRQTLATPPMGDIQIGMVDKKGSLEVEVIRARGLVGKPGSKALPAPYVKVYLLDNGACVAKKKTKVARKTLDPLYQQQLSFEESPTGKVLQIIVWGDYGRMDHKSFMGAVQILLDDLDLSNMVIGWFKLFPPSSLVDPTLAPLTRRASQSSLDSSLGPCARS, encoded by the exons aTGGGCAGGCAGGGGCACGACGTGGCCGCGGCCACCACCCCCGGCATGCGCATGCAGCGCTCACCGAGCCGCATCAGCCTGTCGGCCTCCTTCGAGGCCCTGGCCGTCTACTTCCCCTGCATGAACTCCTTCGAGGAGGATGATGAAG CAGGGGGTAAAAAGCTGCGCAGTACGGTGCAGAGGAGCACGGAGACGGGGCTCGCTGTGGAGATGAGGAGCAGGATGACACGGCAGGCCAGCCGGGAGTCCACCGACGGCAGCATGAACAGCTACAGCTCGGAGGGAAA CCTTATCTTCCCCAGCGTGCGCCTCTCCTCTGACAGCCAGTTCAGCGACTTCCTGGACGGGTTAGGCCCCGCCCAACTCGTCGGTAGACAGACGCTGGCCACACCTCCAATGG GTGACATCCAGATCGGAATGGTGGACAAGAAGGGGTCTCTGGAGGTGGAGGTCATCCGTGCGCGTGGTCTTGTGGGAAAGCCAGGTTCCAAGGCACTGCCAG CACCCTATGTGAAAGTGTACCTGTTGGACAATGGAGCCTGCGTAGccaaaaagaaaactaaagTAGCGAGAAAAACCCTGGACCCACTCTACCAGCAGCAGTTGTCATTTGAGGAGAGTCCGACAGGAAAAGTGTTACAG ATCATCGTCTGGGGAGACTATGGACGCATGGACCACAAATCCTTTATGGGAGCTGTTCAGATACTGTTAGATGATCTTGACCTGTCCAACatggtgattggctggttcAAACTCTTCCCCCCTTCCTCACTGGTGGACCCAACCTTGGCACCTTTAACTAGAAGAGCTTCCCAATCCTCATTGGATAGTTCCTTGGGACCTTGCGCTCGATCGTAG